The following are encoded in a window of Salinibacter ruber DSM 13855 genomic DNA:
- a CDS encoding ATP-dependent DNA helicase: MSTFADAPFTEDQEEAYDHVYDRLAQGERFTGLRGYAGTGKTYLVSRLVEQLLDEDCTVTVCAPTHKAVQVLSDELGDAPVQMQTLHSFLGLRLQPKQDGEYELVAEEERNFAEGVVIVDEASMIGREEWSHIQDAPFWVQWLFVGDPAQLPPVNEDPSPALDVPGPTLETIHRQAADNPILELATKIRTGADGRFGSTFEDGKGVAVTRNREEFLDSILRAFDADAFAEDATHARVLAYRNKTVRRYNREIRAERYGADADRFVEGEWLVGTETWYYDGVQRLTNSEEVRVKKAQVETFEADDQSEWTVWELKIRTPGRGLTRTIHVLHEEERERYENALERRRGKAEDDPSKWDRFFELRERFARVDYAYATTVHRAQGSTYDTVFVDHRDLRVCRGEERGALLYVAVTRPSRRLALLV; the protein is encoded by the coding sequence ATGTCTACTTTTGCCGACGCGCCGTTTACCGAGGACCAGGAAGAGGCGTACGATCACGTCTACGATCGCCTCGCGCAGGGCGAGCGGTTTACGGGACTGCGCGGATACGCAGGCACCGGGAAAACGTACCTCGTGAGCCGCCTCGTGGAGCAGCTCCTAGACGAGGACTGCACAGTGACCGTCTGCGCCCCGACCCACAAAGCAGTACAGGTGCTGAGCGACGAGCTCGGCGACGCCCCCGTGCAGATGCAGACGCTCCACTCCTTCCTGGGCCTCCGACTGCAGCCGAAACAGGACGGGGAGTATGAGCTGGTGGCGGAGGAGGAACGCAACTTCGCCGAGGGGGTCGTGATCGTCGACGAGGCGTCCATGATTGGCCGCGAAGAGTGGTCGCACATTCAGGATGCGCCCTTCTGGGTGCAGTGGCTCTTCGTGGGCGATCCGGCGCAGCTGCCCCCGGTGAACGAGGATCCGTCGCCCGCGCTCGACGTGCCGGGCCCCACCCTGGAAACCATCCACCGCCAGGCGGCCGACAATCCGATCCTCGAGCTCGCGACCAAGATCCGCACCGGGGCCGACGGCCGCTTCGGGAGCACCTTCGAGGACGGGAAGGGGGTGGCCGTCACGCGCAACCGGGAGGAATTTCTGGACAGCATCCTGAGGGCCTTCGACGCCGACGCGTTCGCGGAGGACGCGACCCATGCCCGTGTGCTCGCCTACCGCAACAAGACGGTGCGCCGCTACAACCGCGAGATCCGCGCCGAACGGTACGGGGCCGACGCGGATCGGTTCGTGGAGGGGGAGTGGCTGGTCGGCACCGAAACCTGGTACTACGATGGCGTACAGCGGCTGACCAACAGCGAAGAGGTGCGCGTTAAGAAGGCCCAGGTGGAAACGTTCGAGGCCGACGACCAGAGCGAGTGGACCGTTTGGGAACTGAAGATCCGCACGCCGGGGCGCGGCCTCACGCGCACGATTCACGTGTTGCACGAGGAGGAGCGGGAGCGATACGAGAATGCGCTGGAACGCCGGCGCGGCAAGGCCGAGGACGACCCGTCCAAGTGGGACCGGTTTTTCGAACTCCGCGAGCGCTTCGCCCGCGTCGACTACGCGTACGCCACGACCGTGCACCGGGCGCAGGGCTCCACCTACGACACCGTGTTCGTGGACCACCGCGACCTGCGCGTGTGCCGGGGCGAGGAGCGGGGGGCCCTCCTCTACGTGGCCGTCACGCGTCCGTCCCGGCGGCTTGCACTGCTGGTGTGA
- a CDS encoding CNNM domain-containing protein, giving the protein MGLLLLYVALAIGVSFLCSVMEAVLLSVTPSYVAALEREGSTVGKRLHQFKENVDRPLAAILSLNTIAHTVGAAGVGAQAAVVFGEAYTGIVAGVLTLLILVLSEIIPKTLGAVYWRTLTPALVRLLTATIIVMWPLVKLSQGLTYLLSQDEDEAAFSREEFTAMAELGEEEGVFEEKESRILRNLFRFNSLRVKDVMTPRTVIFQMPEHRTIGDVVEEHDEFRFSRIPVYDDDPDDITGYVLKDEMLLRAAQEEFDVSLSEISRDILVVHETLALPDLLERLLDRLEHIALVVDEYGGVAGVVTMEDVVETLLGLEIVDEADSVEDMQALARKQWFKRARELGMVSDEALEAPTNAEAEASSETVLESDTTAETESQVAAEMARRSSSESPSDE; this is encoded by the coding sequence ATGGGATTACTTCTCCTCTACGTTGCACTGGCGATCGGGGTCTCTTTCCTGTGCTCCGTGATGGAGGCCGTCTTGCTGAGCGTGACGCCCTCGTACGTGGCGGCACTGGAGCGCGAGGGGAGCACGGTCGGCAAGCGGCTGCACCAGTTCAAGGAGAACGTCGACCGCCCGCTGGCGGCCATCCTGAGCCTCAACACGATCGCCCATACCGTGGGCGCGGCCGGCGTGGGCGCGCAGGCGGCCGTCGTCTTTGGGGAGGCCTATACCGGCATCGTCGCGGGCGTCCTCACCCTTCTGATTCTCGTTCTCTCGGAAATCATTCCGAAGACCCTCGGGGCCGTCTATTGGAGAACGCTCACCCCGGCACTCGTTCGCCTCCTCACGGCGACGATCATCGTGATGTGGCCCCTCGTGAAGCTGTCGCAGGGGCTGACGTACCTGCTCTCGCAGGACGAGGACGAGGCGGCCTTCAGCCGCGAGGAGTTCACGGCGATGGCCGAGCTCGGGGAGGAGGAGGGCGTCTTTGAGGAAAAGGAGTCCCGCATCCTGCGGAACCTCTTCCGCTTCAACTCCCTGCGGGTAAAGGACGTGATGACCCCCCGCACCGTCATCTTCCAGATGCCGGAGCACAGGACGATCGGCGACGTGGTGGAGGAGCACGACGAGTTTCGGTTCTCCCGAATTCCGGTCTACGACGACGACCCGGACGACATTACCGGCTACGTGCTCAAGGACGAGATGCTCCTCCGGGCCGCCCAGGAGGAGTTCGACGTCTCCCTCTCGGAGATCTCTCGTGACATTCTGGTGGTGCACGAGACCCTGGCCCTGCCCGACCTGCTGGAGCGCCTGCTCGACCGCCTGGAGCACATTGCGCTCGTGGTGGACGAATACGGCGGCGTGGCGGGGGTTGTCACGATGGAGGACGTGGTCGAAACGCTCCTCGGGCTTGAGATCGTGGACGAGGCCGACTCCGTGGAGGACATGCAGGCCCTCGCCCGCAAGCAGTGGTTCAAGCGCGCCCGCGAGCTGGGAATGGTCTCCGACGAGGCGCTGGAGGCCCCCACCAACGCCGAGGCCGAGGCGTCCAGCGAGACCGTCCTGGAGTCCGATACCACCGCCGAGACGGAGTCGCAGGTGGCCGCCGAGATGGCGCGGCGGTCCTCGTCGGAGTCCCCATCGGACGAGTAG
- a CDS encoding helical backbone metal receptor produces MPTATDARGHTVTLDHRPRRILSLVPSQTELLAHLDLADEVVGITRFCERPEHWRSEKAIVGGTKQVDFDTVRDLDPDLVLANHEENTAEDVETLDEIAPVFVTEVKTVEDALGMIRTVGTLTETSDQTSTLVGKIISRFESLPDFTSLRAAYLIWRDPYMTIGNDTFIHDVMHWGGLENAYGDQTRYPDVTIADLAEQDLDVVLCSSEPFPFHEKDAFTADLREALPDTSVEIVDGQPFSWYGPRLLDTPSYLKTLRERLPTPAPRR; encoded by the coding sequence ATGCCTACCGCCACCGACGCCCGCGGCCACACCGTCACACTCGACCACCGGCCCCGCCGGATCCTCTCCCTGGTGCCCAGCCAGACGGAACTGCTGGCGCATCTGGACCTGGCGGACGAGGTCGTCGGCATCACCCGCTTCTGTGAGCGGCCCGAACACTGGCGCTCGGAAAAGGCCATCGTCGGCGGCACGAAGCAGGTCGACTTCGACACCGTCCGCGACCTGGACCCGGACCTCGTTCTCGCCAACCACGAGGAGAACACGGCCGAGGACGTCGAGACGCTCGATGAAATTGCGCCGGTGTTCGTCACGGAGGTGAAGACCGTTGAGGACGCCCTCGGAATGATCCGCACGGTGGGCACACTCACGGAGACGTCCGACCAAACCTCCACCCTGGTCGGCAAGATTATTTCGCGCTTCGAGTCCCTGCCCGATTTTACGTCCCTCCGCGCCGCCTATCTCATCTGGCGCGACCCCTACATGACCATCGGGAATGATACGTTCATCCACGACGTGATGCACTGGGGCGGCCTCGAAAACGCCTACGGCGATCAGACCCGGTACCCGGACGTGACGATCGCCGACCTTGCCGAGCAGGACCTGGACGTCGTCCTCTGTTCCAGCGAGCCCTTTCCCTTCCACGAAAAGGACGCCTTCACGGCCGACCTCCGCGAGGCCCTCCCCGACACGTCGGTCGAGATCGTGGACGGCCAGCCGTTCTCGTGGTACGGCCCGCGGCTTCTCGACACCCCGTCGTACCTGAAAACCCTGCGCGAGCGCCTGCCTACCCCTGCGCCGCGCAGGTGA
- a CDS encoding NAD(P)H-binding protein has translation MSSCPTVAIAGATGFVGTALRDALRDAYDVVGLTRSPVRARANAGPASAEEWRHADLFDPYAVQDGLEGADYAIYLVHSMLPSARLTQGQVADLDLLQADNFARAAEAEGVDQILYLGALIPEDKSPLPSPLRRRLEMEEVLGSTSVPLTTLRAGLIVGAGGTWLSMLLNLVRRLPVMVLPSWTRAETQPIALRDVVRGLEKSLGNPETYEATYDVGGPEAMSYREMLLRTADVLGLRRRTTTVPMESPRLSKLWVWLFGSVPWALVTPVIDSLRFQTRVQPNEMHRWLQNDALSFEGALEASVDARGHPLPNPRDDLREQEDAVIRDQSVVRSVQRMPCPPEFTARDVADEYLRWLPRLGWPMLQVHVEHGRVAHFELRPIGTLLKLRFAADRSPEGRQLFFVTGGLLAQGDGERSGRLEFRQVLGGEAVLAAIHDFSPRLPWYVYNSTQALAHLVVMWGFRQHLERLTQRQSETPSVSSALHGPSS, from the coding sequence ATGTCCAGCTGTCCCACCGTCGCCATCGCCGGAGCCACGGGCTTTGTGGGCACGGCGTTGCGGGACGCGCTGCGGGACGCGTACGACGTGGTGGGGCTCACGCGGTCGCCGGTGCGGGCCCGGGCGAACGCGGGCCCGGCCTCCGCCGAGGAGTGGCGGCACGCCGACCTCTTCGACCCCTACGCGGTGCAGGACGGGCTGGAGGGGGCCGACTACGCCATCTACCTCGTCCACTCCATGCTCCCGTCGGCCCGGCTCACGCAGGGCCAGGTGGCCGACCTCGATCTCCTGCAGGCCGACAACTTTGCACGGGCGGCCGAAGCGGAAGGCGTCGACCAGATTCTGTACCTCGGGGCGCTCATCCCCGAGGACAAAAGCCCCCTGCCGTCGCCCCTCCGCCGCCGGCTCGAGATGGAGGAGGTCCTCGGCTCCACGTCCGTTCCGCTGACGACGCTCCGGGCCGGGCTGATCGTAGGGGCGGGCGGCACGTGGCTGAGCATGCTGCTCAATCTGGTCCGACGCCTCCCCGTCATGGTCCTGCCGTCTTGGACCCGGGCCGAGACCCAGCCCATTGCCCTCCGGGACGTGGTGCGGGGGCTGGAAAAAAGCCTGGGCAACCCGGAGACGTACGAGGCCACCTACGACGTGGGAGGGCCTGAGGCAATGAGCTACCGCGAGATGCTGCTGCGCACCGCCGACGTGCTGGGGCTCCGGCGCCGAACCACGACGGTGCCGATGGAGTCGCCCCGCCTCTCGAAGCTCTGGGTCTGGCTCTTCGGAAGCGTGCCCTGGGCCCTCGTGACGCCCGTGATCGACAGCCTGCGGTTCCAGACGCGCGTGCAGCCGAACGAGATGCACCGGTGGCTCCAGAACGACGCCCTGTCGTTTGAGGGGGCCCTGGAGGCCTCCGTGGACGCACGCGGCCATCCGCTCCCCAATCCGCGAGATGATCTTCGGGAGCAAGAAGACGCCGTCATCCGCGACCAGAGTGTGGTCCGTTCGGTGCAGCGCATGCCGTGCCCCCCGGAGTTTACGGCGCGGGACGTGGCCGACGAGTACCTGCGATGGCTGCCCCGCCTGGGGTGGCCGATGCTTCAGGTGCACGTGGAGCACGGGCGGGTCGCGCACTTCGAGCTGCGCCCCATCGGCACCCTCCTCAAGCTCCGGTTTGCGGCCGACCGCAGCCCCGAAGGGCGACAGCTCTTCTTCGTGACCGGCGGGCTGCTGGCACAGGGCGACGGCGAGCGGTCCGGGCGGCTCGAATTTCGGCAGGTGCTGGGGGGGGAGGCCGTTCTGGCTGCCATCCACGACTTCTCGCCCCGGCTGCCGTGGTACGTCTACAACAGCACGCAGGCCCTGGCCCACCTCGTGGTGATGTGGGGCTTCCGGCAACACCTGGAGCGCCTCACGCAACGACAGTCCGAAACGCCCTCCGTTTCGTCCGCCCTCCACGGCCCCTCCTCGTAG
- a CDS encoding UDP-N-acetylmuramate--L-alanine ligase, translating to MPRPIDDLPDASLRQFSRPDVPPPAQIEEVHLIGICGTGMGALAGLFHQAGLDVRGSDDGVYPPMSTHLAERGIPVHDGYSTSHLVPPPDLTVVGNACTPTHPEAAHAREERLPQQSFPEALAHHFLRERRPLVVAGTHGKTTTTGLLVHLLRHAGVDPGFLVGGVMEDTEQSYALGSDAPFVVEGDEYDSAYFDKQPKFLHYRPQSAIVTSLEFDHADIFVDRDDYRGAFEEFVGRLPRDGQLALCGDAPAVRALADHTRAPVRTYGLAPSNDIRAEALTPTGSGLSFTLRMGRHREEVRLPLPGRHNVQNALAAALLARREGVSPSTIAAGLASFGGMKRRQQVRGRPNDVLVVDDFAHHPTAVAATVEALRAAHPDRRLVAIFEPRSNTSRRTRFEAAYGTAFDAADRVFLKAPPVRHNDDADAMLDPTAVAHTIRDRGVPAEVFEDVDAVLPTLTDTLQPGDVALLMSNGRFGGLPERLPDALAQSE from the coding sequence ATGCCTCGTCCCATCGACGACCTGCCGGACGCGTCGCTCCGGCAGTTTTCGCGTCCCGACGTGCCGCCGCCCGCCCAGATCGAAGAGGTCCACCTCATTGGCATCTGTGGGACGGGCATGGGGGCCCTGGCCGGCCTCTTCCACCAGGCCGGGCTCGACGTTCGGGGGAGCGACGACGGGGTGTACCCGCCCATGAGCACCCATCTCGCCGAGCGGGGCATTCCGGTCCACGACGGCTATTCCACGTCGCACCTCGTGCCCCCTCCCGACCTGACGGTCGTCGGCAACGCCTGCACGCCGACCCATCCGGAGGCCGCGCACGCCCGCGAGGAGCGCCTTCCGCAGCAGTCGTTTCCGGAGGCCCTCGCCCATCATTTCCTTCGGGAGCGGCGCCCCCTCGTCGTGGCCGGCACGCACGGGAAAACCACCACCACGGGCCTGCTCGTGCACCTGCTCCGGCACGCCGGCGTCGACCCCGGGTTTCTTGTCGGCGGGGTCATGGAGGACACGGAGCAGAGCTACGCGCTGGGCTCGGATGCCCCCTTCGTGGTGGAGGGCGACGAGTACGACAGTGCGTACTTCGACAAGCAGCCCAAGTTTTTGCACTATCGCCCGCAGTCGGCCATCGTCACCTCCCTGGAGTTCGACCACGCGGACATCTTTGTCGACCGGGACGACTATCGAGGGGCCTTCGAGGAGTTCGTCGGCCGCCTGCCCCGCGACGGGCAACTGGCCCTTTGTGGCGACGCCCCCGCCGTGCGGGCCCTCGCCGACCACACCCGGGCCCCGGTCCGGACCTACGGGCTCGCCCCTTCAAACGACATTCGCGCCGAGGCCCTGACGCCCACGGGCAGCGGCCTGTCGTTCACCCTGCGCATGGGCCGGCACCGTGAGGAGGTACGCCTCCCCCTCCCGGGGCGGCACAACGTGCAAAACGCGCTGGCGGCCGCCCTGCTCGCCCGTCGAGAAGGCGTGTCCCCCTCCACCATTGCGGCGGGGCTCGCCTCGTTCGGGGGCATGAAGCGGCGCCAGCAGGTGCGCGGCCGCCCCAACGACGTGCTCGTGGTCGACGACTTTGCGCACCACCCCACCGCCGTGGCGGCCACCGTGGAGGCCCTCCGGGCGGCCCATCCGGACCGGCGGCTCGTCGCCATCTTCGAGCCCCGGTCCAACACGAGCCGGCGCACACGCTTTGAGGCCGCCTACGGGACCGCCTTTGACGCCGCCGACCGCGTGTTTTTGAAGGCCCCGCCGGTGCGCCACAACGACGACGCCGACGCGATGCTCGACCCGACGGCCGTGGCCCACACGATCCGCGACCGCGGCGTCCCCGCCGAGGTGTTCGAGGACGTCGACGCCGTGCTCCCCACTCTTACAGACACGCTGCAGCCCGGCGACGTGGCCCTCCTCATGAGCAACGGCCGCTTCGGCGGCCTGCCCGAGCGCCTGCCCGACGCGCTGGCGCAATCGGAATGA
- a CDS encoding cobalamin-independent methionine synthase II family protein, translating to MSLPTEPIGSIPRPEEVIEGLKAYRRGDLSQEALNQIADRALRATIGAFEDTGSPVITDGEQAKPSFLTYPIEGADNVEPGGVEIPFEAGHTRTLPRLTAGPFRYQTYAAEYLERAQAYASVPVKQSVISASALSFLYPDDGLDGYARAAFLEDLVDEVEADIRRCLDAGAHAVQMDFTEGRLAVKLDPSKGLLREFVALNNRVLDRFSDEARQRIGVHTCPGGDKDSTHSADVDYAELLPLLFDLNVGRFYMQFASEDEPARVLDVVREHSTDDQTIFLGVTDVNDPRVESPEEVRDTILRAAEHLSPERLGTTDDCGFSPFGDDRSTARRTAFDKIEARVEGTRRARQTLGLPE from the coding sequence ATGTCCCTTCCCACCGAGCCCATCGGCAGCATTCCCCGCCCCGAAGAGGTCATCGAGGGCCTGAAGGCGTACCGACGGGGCGACCTGAGCCAAGAGGCCCTCAATCAGATTGCCGACCGGGCCCTGCGGGCCACCATCGGCGCGTTCGAGGACACCGGCTCGCCCGTCATCACGGATGGGGAGCAGGCCAAGCCCAGCTTTCTGACCTACCCGATTGAGGGGGCCGACAACGTCGAGCCCGGCGGGGTCGAGATTCCGTTCGAGGCGGGACACACCCGCACCCTGCCCCGCCTCACCGCAGGCCCCTTCCGCTACCAGACCTACGCAGCAGAGTACCTGGAGCGGGCCCAGGCCTACGCGAGTGTGCCGGTGAAGCAGAGTGTCATATCGGCCTCGGCGCTCAGTTTCCTCTACCCGGACGACGGCCTCGACGGGTACGCGCGCGCGGCGTTTCTGGAGGACCTGGTCGACGAGGTGGAGGCCGACATTCGCCGGTGCCTCGACGCCGGGGCGCACGCCGTCCAGATGGACTTTACGGAGGGCCGGCTCGCGGTGAAGCTCGATCCCTCGAAGGGATTGCTCCGCGAGTTTGTGGCGCTCAACAACCGCGTCCTCGACCGCTTCTCCGACGAGGCGCGCCAGCGAATCGGCGTGCACACCTGTCCGGGGGGCGACAAGGACTCCACCCACAGCGCCGACGTGGACTACGCGGAGCTTCTGCCCCTGCTTTTCGACCTAAACGTAGGCCGCTTCTACATGCAGTTCGCCAGCGAGGACGAGCCGGCGCGCGTGCTCGACGTTGTGCGCGAGCACAGCACGGACGACCAGACGATCTTCCTCGGCGTGACGGACGTGAACGATCCTCGTGTGGAGTCGCCCGAGGAGGTGCGCGACACGATTTTACGGGCGGCGGAGCACCTTTCGCCGGAGCGGCTCGGGACCACCGATGACTGTGGCTTTTCGCCGTTCGGGGACGACCGGTCCACGGCCCGACGCACCGCGTTCGACAAGATCGAGGCGCGGGTGGAGGGGACGAGGCGGGCACGGCAGACGCTCGGGCTTCCGGAATAG
- a CDS encoding dipeptidase, protein MPAPTSSLIVGSFVLLLMGSGVSQAQPAASIEARADSLVQASLLVDGHVDLPYRLNDFYENPADSTVGGDVDYPRARAGGLDAPFMSIYIPPYLQSNPAAATNRADALIDLVEKIATDHPTEFALATSPNEVRQIATTEAVALPLGMENGAGLGGELDNVEHFYDRGIRYITLTHGAHNRLGDSSYDDAEPRWNGLSPFGEQVVAEMNRLGIMVDVSHVTDATALDAIEQSDAPVIASHSSCRHFTPGWERNVSDELIEGIADTGGVVMITFGSSFLRNAYRDRDAPIRDAMNAHIDSMGWAEDSREAVVYEQQTRREHPIGTVQDVADHIDHAVGLVGTEHVGLGSDFDGVFALPEGLQDASGYPALVAELLRRGYSDPAIQQILGANLLRVWTEVEATAERRSE, encoded by the coding sequence ATGCCGGCCCCGACCTCTTCTTTGATCGTTGGCTCCTTCGTGCTTCTTCTGATGGGGAGCGGGGTCTCTCAGGCACAGCCCGCCGCGTCGATCGAGGCCCGGGCCGACAGCCTCGTCCAGGCCTCCCTCCTCGTGGACGGCCACGTCGACCTGCCCTACCGCCTGAATGACTTCTACGAAAACCCGGCCGACTCCACGGTGGGGGGCGACGTCGACTACCCGCGGGCCCGGGCCGGCGGCCTCGACGCGCCCTTCATGTCCATCTACATTCCCCCGTACCTGCAGAGCAACCCCGCCGCCGCGACGAACCGGGCCGACGCGCTCATCGACCTGGTAGAGAAGATCGCGACGGATCACCCGACCGAGTTTGCACTGGCGACCTCGCCGAACGAGGTGCGGCAGATTGCCACGACGGAGGCCGTGGCCCTCCCCCTGGGCATGGAAAACGGCGCCGGCCTCGGCGGCGAACTCGACAACGTGGAGCACTTCTACGACCGCGGCATCCGGTACATCACCCTCACGCACGGCGCACACAACCGACTCGGGGATTCGTCCTACGACGACGCCGAGCCGCGGTGGAATGGATTGAGTCCGTTCGGGGAGCAGGTGGTCGCGGAAATGAACCGGCTCGGCATCATGGTGGATGTCTCCCACGTCACCGACGCGACGGCCCTGGATGCCATCGAGCAGTCCGACGCGCCGGTCATCGCCTCCCACTCGTCCTGCCGCCACTTTACGCCCGGCTGGGAACGCAACGTGAGTGACGAACTCATCGAAGGGATCGCCGACACCGGCGGCGTCGTGATGATCACGTTCGGCTCCTCCTTCCTCCGCAACGCGTATCGGGACCGGGACGCCCCCATCCGCGACGCCATGAATGCGCACATCGACTCGATGGGCTGGGCGGAGGACTCGCGCGAGGCGGTCGTTTACGAACAACAGACGCGCCGCGAGCACCCGATCGGCACCGTGCAGGACGTGGCCGACCACATCGACCACGCCGTGGGCCTCGTGGGCACCGAGCACGTGGGCCTTGGCTCCGACTTTGACGGCGTCTTTGCGCTGCCGGAGGGCCTGCAGGACGCCTCGGGCTACCCGGCCCTCGTCGCGGAGCTCCTCCGGCGCGGCTACTCGGACCCAGCGATTCAGCAGATCCTCGGGGCGAACCTGCTCCGCGTCTGGACGGAGGTGGAGGCCACCGCGGAGCGGCGTTCCGAGTGA